In Aquimarina sp. TRL1, a single window of DNA contains:
- a CDS encoding S8 family serine peptidase: MTSIFYAQSSDPLKNQLYVLDDVNEYKLLVKFKSALMPVVNKGEVALLNSSFSEKSSKNLRGLFFRPLIEFTEAQKAALRSPTMRSQSDEKGFNILDFAGLCEVQSSIKDKHALLALGKKLEELEEVEYCVLEPVKSPPPPGFFSFAPTPDLTARQGYRKANPGIDVDYAWSVGAMGQGVKITDIEYSWGKLDHEEFVNQGMSYVTSHYTDNYKDHGIAVMGILVGDEDNGVGIKGTAPKATGRVISEIQGRATAILKAAQNSQAGDIIVLEMQTGGPDGKLAPADVNQSVWDAVKSATDAGILVVAAAGNGNANLDSSSYSSYRNRGDNGSIIVGAGSSNTTHSKLNFSTYGQRVNVQGWGHNVFTTGYGDVTYDNDYRKEYTARFNGTSSATPVVTSAVACIQSYAKEKLGKNIAPREMRELLISTGIAQGSGGHIGPIPNLKAAIKKISDGSPGINAPSNLTARSTSNSEIRLQWKDNSTDETGFKIERSTNGTNFTEIKSVRANASSYTDTGLQAGTTYYYRVKAFNNTNQSTYSNTAKATTSGGGGMTTVNFELKLDNYPRETSWEVKDAQGTVLYKGGNYGRRGQLIKKTFELKDACYNFEIKDTYGDGICCSYGNGYYKLSNKGTVLIEGGNFASVDTKRFCIPATTLAKSGIVTESIEPLSGQDIRVIPPKYSELASIEFVKVKSKYVDLAVYNVGGICVFKRDNHPTNETVSFNTSALPSGIYLLEVYESGKKKVYKWVKE; this comes from the coding sequence ATGACCAGCATTTTTTATGCGCAAAGTAGTGATCCGCTAAAAAATCAACTTTATGTACTGGATGATGTAAATGAATATAAACTTCTGGTGAAGTTTAAGTCAGCATTGATGCCAGTTGTAAACAAGGGGGAAGTAGCATTATTGAATTCCTCATTTAGCGAGAAGTCCTCCAAGAATTTGAGAGGGCTTTTTTTTAGACCTTTAATTGAATTCACGGAAGCCCAAAAGGCAGCATTAAGGAGTCCGACAATGCGAAGCCAATCGGATGAAAAAGGATTCAATATTTTAGATTTTGCAGGCTTGTGCGAAGTGCAATCTTCTATAAAAGATAAGCATGCATTATTAGCTTTGGGAAAAAAGCTAGAAGAATTAGAAGAAGTTGAATACTGTGTATTGGAGCCAGTTAAATCTCCTCCACCTCCTGGTTTTTTCTCATTTGCTCCAACCCCGGATTTAACTGCCCGGCAAGGATATAGAAAAGCAAATCCAGGAATAGATGTTGATTATGCCTGGTCAGTTGGTGCCATGGGGCAAGGAGTAAAAATTACAGATATTGAATACAGCTGGGGGAAATTAGATCATGAAGAGTTTGTAAATCAGGGGATGTCATATGTTACATCGCATTATACAGACAATTACAAAGATCATGGAATTGCAGTGATGGGTATTCTGGTAGGAGATGAAGATAACGGAGTGGGAATTAAAGGAACAGCTCCAAAAGCAACCGGAAGAGTAATTAGTGAAATACAAGGACGAGCTACTGCGATCTTAAAAGCAGCTCAAAACTCTCAGGCAGGAGATATTATTGTATTAGAAATGCAAACCGGGGGACCCGATGGAAAACTAGCTCCTGCAGATGTTAATCAATCTGTATGGGATGCCGTAAAATCAGCAACAGATGCTGGAATTTTAGTAGTAGCTGCTGCTGGAAATGGAAATGCAAACCTGGATAGCTCTTCTTATAGTTCCTATAGAAACAGAGGAGATAATGGAAGTATTATAGTAGGAGCAGGAAGCTCTAATACTACTCATTCCAAACTAAATTTTAGCACATATGGACAACGAGTAAATGTTCAGGGGTGGGGACACAATGTTTTTACCACAGGATATGGAGATGTAACCTATGATAATGATTATAGAAAAGAATATACTGCGAGGTTTAATGGAACCAGTTCAGCGACACCGGTTGTAACCAGTGCAGTAGCTTGTATTCAATCATATGCAAAAGAAAAATTAGGAAAGAATATTGCTCCCAGAGAGATGCGAGAATTATTAATTTCCACAGGAATTGCTCAGGGAAGTGGTGGTCATATCGGACCGATACCAAATCTAAAAGCAGCAATTAAAAAGATTTCTGATGGTAGCCCGGGAATCAATGCCCCATCAAACTTAACTGCCAGAAGTACTTCTAACAGCGAAATACGGTTGCAATGGAAAGACAATAGTACAGACGAAACTGGATTCAAAATAGAACGTAGTACGAATGGAACCAACTTTACAGAAATAAAAAGCGTAAGAGCTAATGCCAGTTCATATACAGATACAGGTTTACAAGCAGGAACGACTTACTATTATAGGGTAAAAGCGTTTAACAACACGAACCAGTCGACGTATTCCAATACAGCAAAAGCAACGACCAGTGGAGGAGGGGGAATGACTACAGTGAATTTTGAACTAAAATTGGATAATTATCCGAGAGAAACTTCCTGGGAGGTTAAAGATGCACAAGGAACTGTATTGTATAAAGGAGGTAACTATGGAAGAAGGGGACAACTGATTAAAAAAACATTTGAGTTAAAAGATGCTTGTTACAATTTTGAAATCAAAGATACGTATGGGGATGGGATTTGCTGTAGCTACGGTAATGGTTATTACAAATTATCAAATAAAGGAACTGTACTGATAGAAGGAGGAAACTTTGCAAGTGTAGATACAAAGAGGTTTTGTATTCCAGCTACTACTTTAGCTAAATCAGGTATCGTTACTGAATCTATAGAACCATTATCCGGGCAGGATATCCGCGTGATTCCTCCAAAATATAGCGAACTAGCTAGTATAGAATTTGTAAAAGTAAAGAGTAAATATGTAGACTTAGCCGTTTATAATGTTGGTGGAATTTGCGTTTTTAAGAGAGACAATCACCCTACAAACGAGACAGTATCTTTTAATACAAGTGCATTACCATCTGGAATTTACTTATTAGAAGTATATGAAAGCGGAAAAAAGAAAGTATACAAATGGGTTAAAGAGTAA